The Malania oleifera isolate guangnan ecotype guangnan unplaced genomic scaffold, ASM2987363v1 ctg843, whole genome shotgun sequence DNA window TAAATTTTTTCTTCTCTCAATTTCACCAGGATTTCACTTCTATCTGAGGGGTGTCCTTTCTACAGTGTCgggactccctatttataaggagtCTAAGGGTGCATTTTGGCACCAACTATCTTAACAAATTTCCCCTCCCACGAACTGTGTTAGGGAATAATTCCCTTTAAAAAATCATGTGTGATTTCCtctctttttttgattttttgaatttctgGTTGGTTAACTGATTTCCTTCTTTCTTGTGTGCAGATGAAATGGCCATGTGGCATGCTGGGACTTGCGGGCATTTTGGAGGTCTCCAGCTCACAGCATCAAACTGGGGAGTAgggtattttcattttattttgtatttctttttctGCTGCTACCTGATTTTGCCCTTTTGTTTCTTTTGTGCGCAGGAGACTAGAGTGGTGCTTCCAGGTGGCAGTGTAGGAGAGAAGGGCAAGGAATCTTCTTGTTGCATATGGATTTTTATTTtgcatttatattttttatttctttttggcTGATGCATTCTGTATGCACCCTGGGAATTCTCTCCTGCAACCATTCTTTGTgtacaattttattttcatttccttgtatttttttctatattttgtatttttattttctgcatgCCTGTGTATGTACCTTACCAAGGGCACCTGCCCCTCCTAATACATGATTTCACATGCGATTTTTTATTTTGACCCGACTTTGTTTGACTAATTTTGACTCATAAAAAACTCCCAGGTTAATACACATGACTTTAGCATTAAAGCAAAAACCCCGACTTCAAAATTAAAGGGTGTACTTGAAGAAAAGGTTTGAAAACATCATTTTACGAATTAGAcatttaaaatttgatttaacaatCGAGCTTTGAAAACACCTTTGGATGAGAGGATTATTTTGAAGTTGAGAACTCTCCTAAAATTAAAAGGGATCAATTTTGTATCTAACATACTTCAAGAGACTTGAATGAAAATACAAGTACTTGATATTCGATACTCAATTGAATACTCAAAACTAAAACCCTATTTGaggaattgattttgaaactAGAAGGGCACAACTTTAAGCACAAATTATTTTACAACCCTTAAGAGGTAagtgttggctttatgggaagtcagcagtcaaccctgttgcgAGGGATCGTAGTAGTGGGCTCCAACTCAacagtgcttggcgtgccagcccGTCGGCATCCCtgcttagaattggtgcagcccctcatgtccacccgacACTTAATGGCgctgccgtttaaaggaaaaagttgcgtcccttctaccaccaattggttttagaagaaccggtagcgcttgatcctAACAGAAAGGATAAAGTTTTGTGATTAAAAAATTTTTGATCAATTATAGTAAAAGGACTCAAAACGATGGGATTTATCCTAAAATGGCAAGATTATTTTGATTAGGGTTCTAAACGAGGCCTGATTGAGAACAAATCGGGGCTCCATGCCTAAACTTAAAGTCAATTTTATTATGTCAGAAGCGCATAGGATTGCATGATTGTACTTTTTCACCTATAATTTCATGCATACTCATAAACATCCATTACATGCATTTGTCCTAAAAGATGTGGGTTTTTCATGAACAGGGGGTGGAAACAGGCCGGACGTGACTAAGATCTAGCAAAATTAAGGCAAATATGCACCCTTACAATACTCGCGGAAAAGCCAAGGCCATGGTAGAACAATTGGAGAGCTGTGTTCTGGGGATCGAGCAAGGGCAAGAAGAGCTGAGCAATCAGATGAAGAGGATATTGGACCTACTGCTAAACAAAGGGAAGACAGTCCAAGATCAGGATCATGAAGAAGAAACTGATCCTATCCACCCGCTAGGTTTTACGCCAATTTACGGGCAGTCTTTTGGACTTCTGTCATTCACCTCAAAGAAACCACCGCATGGCATGCCACCTTTTATCCCGGTAGCAACATGAATAGGGATGCCCTCTTCGGCAATGACGGGCGTAGGGACAATAAAAACTGTGATGGAATACCGATGTGATAAGCTAGAAGAACGTCTAAGGGACATAGAAGGGACTTGGGCCTCCAATACCACCAGACCCTTAGATTACTGCCTGGCACCTAATGTAGTCCTTCCTCAGAAAtttaaaatgccagactttgagaAGTTTGACGGGACCACATGCCCTCAGACCCACCTCCGCATGTATTTCCAGTCAATGGTCGCCTATGCTGATAATGAGAAGTTGATGATGCACTGCTTCCGAAGCAGTCTTACCGGAACAGCGGTTAGATTGTATGTTCAGTAGAATAGGGCCCAGATCCGCACGTGGGGTGACTTGGAAAATTCCTTCAAAGTGCAATATCACCATATCCTGGAAATGGCTCTGGACAGGATGTCCCTTTTTGAAATGGATAAAAAGGCAATAGAAACTTTCAGGGAGTATGCACACCGTTGGAGGGACGCGGCCACTCAAGTGGATCCTCCGGTTGGCGACCATGAAGCAATATCGATGTTCGTAGGGACTTTAAAATATCCCTACCGTTCACACCTGGTAGGATCCACCCCCCataacttcatggacattgtggTCGCGGTAACCAGAGTGGAAGCCGACGTCAAAGCTGAACGAATAAAGGTTAGCAGTGCCAATAGTGGCCCAAGCAAGAAGTGGGTCAGAGGTAGGAAGGAAGAAGAGACCCAAATGATATAGGGGTCTATCAAGAGCCAAAGGCAGAGGAGCTGAAGCCAAACACCTGGGGAAAATGTCTATATGGAACCGGTAGTGAACCAAACACTGCATGTGGGCCCGATGCCCCAATTCGCGACCTCCTGACCAAGACCGGCACCGACAAGTGATCAAGTTCAAGAAAGGGATATGCCCAGAAATACTAGGAGGATTGATCCAATCCCAATGCCCTACGCAGATCTATTTCCTCGACTGTG harbors:
- the LOC131147239 gene encoding uncharacterized protein LOC131147239; translated protein: MTGVGTIKTVMEYRCDKLEERLRDIEGTWASNTTRPLDYCLAPNVVLPQKFKMPDFEKFDGTTCPQTHLRMYFQSMVAYADNEKLMMHCFRSSLTGTAVRLMSLFEMDKKAIETFREYAHRWRDAATQVDPPVGDHEAISMFVGTLKYPYRSHLVGSTPHNFMDIVVAVTRVEADVKAERIKVSSANSGPSKKWVRGRKEEETQMI